In Desulfomonilia bacterium, the sequence CGGAAATCCACGGTCATTACCAGCAATTTGGACTTGCCGGAATGGTCACAGGCACTTCCCAACAAACTTCTCGGAGCCGCGACGATCGACCGTATCAAGCATGGCGCCTACATTCTTACGCTCGAAGGGGAAAGTTACAGAACGGCCAGACCTCAGCAGGAGCGCAAAGCATCAAAGAAAGCGGGGGTGAAAGAATCGGAGTGATGCGTAAGCGAAGGGACCATCGGCAGTTATCGGGGGAAGGCCTCGTGGGAAACCAACTCTTGGTTTCCCCGCCTTCCCCTCGACCCCATCCGAACCCCTTCCTTCTCAAAAAATCCTCTCTTCGGGCATATTTGGTCGGTAGTTCATCAAAAAGGAGGCTTTGTACACGGCATAGTATATTATCAACTACGTGGTCGCGTGTTCAACGCAGGGTAAAAACGTCGTTTTTCGCGGGGTGGTTTACCTCCCGGATTCAATGCACGAAAGTGGCTCCATTATGCCGATCATGGGTGGCTCCAATAGCCCGATCATTGACAGTTGCAGCATTTCTGCTGAAATATGGCCCCAAATTGGCCTAACAAGCGGTTCGAGCGGAAATTGACAGTCGGTCACGGGCCTTGCTTGGGCAAGTCCCGCGCCCGTCTGCCAATTCCGCTCAACCGCGGCGTTATACGCATCTATGATGATATTTCAAAGGCGTTATTCCACAATATGGTCCACAAATAGAATAATATCTCAGGTATTCCACTGAACTAGAATAACGATATTTACCATCTCAAATGTTGTATACGCTCATTGTCACACAGCAACGGTCTTTTTATGGTATCATATAAAGACTGGAGGTTTATAAAATGACCAATCCAACTGATATCAAGCCAATTTCATATCTAAAGGCTCGCGCAGCCGATCTGTTTAAGCATATAAATGAAACTCATCGTCCAGTGATCATCACTCAAAATGGCGAAGCCAGGGCGGTTTTACAAGACCCTGAATCTTATGAAGCAATGCGCAATACCATTGGGATTTTAAAATTAATCGCAATGGGTGAAGAAGATATTCGGAATGATAATTTAATCAGCAATGACGATCTTTTTGCAAACATCGAAAAGCAAATAACTTCAAATGACTAATCGTCACAAGATATTATGGTCGCGCATAGCAACAATTGATTTAGAAGAAATAATTCGCTATATTTCGATAAATAACCCCAAAACGGCAAAGCAAATACTTACAAGAATTCGCAAATCTATATCCCCGCTTCAGGATCATCCTTGTTGTGGCAGAGTCGTTCCTGAACTAGAATTTGAGGGCATTCATCTTTATCGAGAATTAATCATTAATCCATGGCGAATTATTTATCGTGTATCAAAAGATGCAACCTACATCCTTGCTGTAATAGATTCACGAAAGAACATTGAGGATATTTTATTAAACAGGCTTTTGGGAGATGGCAAAGAGAGCGTATAACTATGCGATTGAGCGGATCGCCGCTGCTGGTCACGGGTCTTGCGGAGCAAGCCCCGCGCCCAAAGCGCATCGGTTCCCTCACTCTGCCGTTGGCGTCGTTCGGCGATCCGCTCATCGCTGGCGTTAGGCATAAAAAGGAGATAGCATGCTTCCTGGCAAAACCAATATTTTGAAATGCTCAAACTGTGAATGTAACATTGAGCAACCCACTTTGCTTTCCGGAAATACTTTTGGTGCCACAATTTGGTCGGATGGCAAGCAGGATGCGCCAATGCTTCCTGAGCGCCATTGGCTTGTGAAATGCCCCGATTGCGCAAAAATGCTTTGGATTGATGAATTGGAAAAAATTGGCGAAGTAATCCCCTATAACCGGAAAGAGAATGGATTCAATTCAAAGCCATATCAAGTCCCAGAATTTCAAGAAATGATTTCTTTTCTTCGGTCGGAAAACCCTAACAAGAAAAAGGAGTCTTATCTTCGAACCAAGATCTGGTGGGCAGGCAATGACAAAAGAAGGGGTGCCGAGTTTCCCCCTGAATATGCTTCCGATGAAGTTGAAAACATGAACAAGCTACTCGAAATTATGGATGACTCCAAAACAAACGGCAGAATTATGAAAGGCGAGCTACTTCGCCAACTAGGAAAATTTGATGAATCTGAAAAGCAATTTGCTTTGGTAAATGAAAAAAACTATGAAGATGTTGTTGCATTTTTATTGAATCTTGTTAAAGCAAAAAATAGATATGTTGCTGAAATAAAAACAAAATAATGCCTAACAAGCGGTTCGAGCGGAAATTGACCGCTGGTCACGGGTCTTGCTTTCGCAAGCCCCGCGCCCATCGGCCAATTCCGCTCAACCGCGGCGTTATGCGCCTTTAAAATTGTTGGTTAGCAGCCTTTTTCGAAAAAGAAACCGTTCAATTGACGTCAAATTTCCAATCTCAAGTAAATCCGAATTATTGCCAAAAAAGGAATTTGAAACGGTTTCAATTTCTCCAGAATTGGCCAATGATTTGAAGGAATTACGAAGAATCCGATTTCCATCGAATACCGCAAAATAAAACCGATCTTTGGGGCCGTTAGGTAGTAAAAAATCAAAATACACTCGTCCCATAAATCCAGAATATTGAAGATCGGTTTCAAGTTGACTCATGAATTCATCAGGACGGCATGGCCTAATGGAAATGACAATAATTTGGTCATTCCGTCCAGGGAAAGATTCAATTTTGTAATATTTATCCAAATCGCTTAACTGCCTCAGAAATAATTTTCTCGATATGAATTAAAGAATACCTGAACAACTCATCGGCCTTTTCCTTGGTTTCAATAAGTCGCGAGGTTTCAATTGAATCATCTACATGAAAAACAGAATGCCGATTATTCTTAAAAAAGGTATATGCTTCATTGATTGCTGAAACAAGTGTAACATCAGAAAAAGCAGGCCCATACTGACCGTTTAATATGTATCGTCCACCTCTTTCATCAAAACGTCCAGATAAAGGTTCGCATCGAAATTCAGTAGCAGGATTCTGCTTTTGAAACACAATTTTCAAAGCTCCTTCAAGAGCTCTAAAACCAGGGTAAACAAAAGAAGAATAGTCATTCACACCTTTGGGAAGAGACATCCTAAGGTAAACAATTCCCGGTTTCAAAATCTCAATCAATTTGCCTTGGATATGGGAAAAAGAAATTGGCAAAAGGCTTGAAAGCTCCCTTTCAACATCTTCTTTTGTCATCTTTACGTCGTAAGCATCAGTCATCCACAGAATTAAGGCATCACTTACTTCAGGACAGATTTCAGCAATAGCGTTATTGACCTGGAATTTAAGAGAGCAAGCCGCACCCTGAACAACAAGCTTCTTAGTGGAAGAGTAATAATTTAGGGTCACCTTACCGTCCCTATCACTTGAGAGTGTATAGGAAAGATGAAGAGGGTGTGTGGACATGGCTACTGTTAACCCAAGCTCTTCTCGAAGAAACTGAATAAGGGTGGCACAATCCTCTTCCTTGAAATTTGGAAGAGAAGCAGTTTTCTTTAGAGCTTCCGCCGAACAACAAAGTGTGTCCTTTACGTGCTGAGCAACCTTCGCAGAAAATTCAGGGTTGGGGCCAACCTTGGGCTGGATGGTAACATCCCCACCCTTATTGAAATAAAAATCAACGTATGAGATATTCCCCTCAACAGGAGTAACTTCAAGGCGGTGCTGATTGCCAATTTGACGCAAATCGCTACAGGCCTTGACATCGGGCATTTCTGATACAGCCCGAACAATCTCATCCTTTTTGGGTATTATCAGTTTTTTGAATGGCACCGCAGTTTTTCTCCTCCCCTTTACAGCTAAACGTTACTAGATCATACTCCCAAATTTTTCAAAATACAAATTCGCTCTTGTAAACGCGGCGCATAACTGTGCGATTGAGCGGATCGCCGATGCTGGTCACGGGTCTTGCGAAGCAAGCCCCGCGCCCAAAGCGCATCGGTCCCCTCACTCTGCCGTTGGCGTCGTTCGGCGATCCGCTCATCGCTGGCGTTGGGCCTCTGGAGAAGACCAAAAGCGCTTCAAATTGATGTTCCATTATCGTACGTTATAATGTATCATTAATAGGACAACATACATCCCAGGAGGCATTATGAAGCGCATAAATCTCAACAAGGACGTCCGCCCACTTTCTGAATTTCGCGCTAAGGCTTCAAGCCTTGTAAAACAAGTCCATGATACCAGGCGCCCCCTTGTAATAACTCATCGAGGTCGCAGCGCAGCAGTTTTACTAGATGTTGATGAATATGAGAATCTGATCGATAGAATTGAAACTCTTCAAGAGATAAATCTCGCGGAGAAGCAAATTGCAGAAGGCAAAGGCGTTTCTCATTCTGAGGCAAAGAAAAGAATTATTGAGGCGCTGAAGAAATGAAAATAATTTGGTCTCCATTTTCAATCGAAAGACTAACTGAGATTGCTAAATATATTGAAAATGACAGTCCGAAGAATTCAATAGCCTTCATCGATAATATCTTTCATGAAATCGAGCGTATTAAATCATTTCCTGATCTTGGTAGATATGTACCTGAATTAGAGAATAGAAACATTAGAGAGATTATCTATGATTCGTTCAGAATCATATACCGAATTGACGACAATCGAATAATCATTTTAA encodes:
- a CDS encoding type II toxin-antitoxin system Phd/YefM family antitoxin; translation: MTNPTDIKPISYLKARAADLFKHINETHRPVIITQNGEARAVLQDPESYEAMRNTIGILKLIAMGEEDIRNDNLISNDDLFANIEKQITSND
- a CDS encoding type II toxin-antitoxin system Phd/YefM family antitoxin; protein product: MKRINLNKDVRPLSEFRAKASSLVKQVHDTRRPLVITHRGRSAAVLLDVDEYENLIDRIETLQEINLAEKQIAEGKGVSHSEAKKRIIEALKK
- a CDS encoding type II toxin-antitoxin system RnlA family toxin codes for the protein MPFKKLIIPKKDEIVRAVSEMPDVKACSDLRQIGNQHRLEVTPVEGNISYVDFYFNKGGDVTIQPKVGPNPEFSAKVAQHVKDTLCCSAEALKKTASLPNFKEEDCATLIQFLREELGLTVAMSTHPLHLSYTLSSDRDGKVTLNYYSSTKKLVVQGAACSLKFQVNNAIAEICPEVSDALILWMTDAYDVKMTKEDVERELSSLLPISFSHIQGKLIEILKPGIVYLRMSLPKGVNDYSSFVYPGFRALEGALKIVFQKQNPATEFRCEPLSGRFDERGGRYILNGQYGPAFSDVTLVSAINEAYTFFKNNRHSVFHVDDSIETSRLIETKEKADELFRYSLIHIEKIISEAVKRFG